The nucleotide window ACCTTCTCAATCAACATATCAATCGTGAACGATTCCTGTTCAGGAACACGAGCATTTTTTTCACGAAGAAATGTTCTATACTTGAACCAGATATATGTCAGGCACAGAATCAAAATTAAACTTATCCATATGGTATTCCAGAGCATCGGAGGTTCAGGCTCCCCTTTCCAGCCTCTTCAGAACCGTGCGCATACCTGCGCCGTCCATAATCAGGCGAGCGAGTTCGCTCATGCTTGCAGCAAAGCTTCCTTTACGAATATCCTTATTCTCGCTCAAACTTTCCAACTGCAAGTACTTAGCGACATCTCGCCGATTCATTGCATCGAGGTATCCGGTTGTGTATGGTATAGCAGATATCGTGCCTTTGTATCTGAACCGGCGCCGAATATTGGAAAGCGTTGTTCGGGATTGCGGATCGTATTTGTTAATGACAACATGCATATTATATTTGTCCATTCGTTCTGGCAGGATTTCTTCAAAAAACAACTCCAGATTTCGCATATTTTGATCAAGATTAATTACAACATAGTCCGCTTGTTGCAGCTTGAGCTGCGAATCCACACCAGCATGATCCGCATCCAGAAGAACCAGATCATAATACTCGTTAGCTACATTCAGCAGCTTTTTCACAGTCTCACCATGTTCGTGCGGAGAGCTATCCATCTCATTCATGCTTCCGGTCAGGAAATCAAGTCTTTCCTTCAGAAGTGGCTTGGTATAATCCCTGAGATTGTGCTTGTTCAGACTTCCGCTCGAATGCAGCCGTTCAACTGCATCCCAGCCACCCTCCTCGAAGGAGAACACGGAATCTGTGGAATCCGTCTCATTGGATGGCAGAGCAGCTTCTGTACTAGTTCCGACAAGACCTGTATTAACAAGTAACACTCTTGTCCTATAGTGGAGTGCCATTGCATAGGCACTAATTAATGTACTTGAGGTGCAACCTGTTCCTGCAAAAGGGCTCCAAAAGGTAATGGTGCTCATGCTCTCATCCTCTCTGCTTCTTTCATCGCACGGCGACTGCGAACACTTTCCCAACCTGTTAACTGCTCGACCACACGACACAACGATTTTTTGTAATTTCGTGACAAAGGTCCAAGATGAACTCGGCGATGATGCTCATTCTCAAGCTTAACCGCAGCTGTTAACTCATCCCAAGGAAGCACTAAAGATTCTCCGGTCCACACAAAAGGACTGCCCTCCAGATACGCCCACAGATAACGAGCTTCAAGCTTGCAGTCCACCCCGTTAATGAAGAGCCGCTGAAATGAAAGCTCACCAGGCAATGACTGTTCTTCAAGCAACCGCTTCAACCAGCCCTTGACACGTTCCAGATTGTAACGTTCATAATCACTCACCCAGACTCTTACGTCGGCGTTCAGCCAGAGATTACGCGAAGCAAAGTGTGAGGTCTCCATGTCATATAACACATAGTCATAGCTGTCCAATCGCTCTCCATTTACTTCAAGATGATTCTCTACAGCTGCTGAAGTGACAAAATGACAAGCAATATCAAAACCTTCAAATTCCGTAATTCGCAAAGACTGCTGACTGTCCCCTACACCGTGCCCATACTTCTGTTGTAAGGTTCCATCTACGAGCAAGACCTTATTGCCTGTCGAGGCCAATATCTTGCAAAGATACAGCATCAGATCATTCTTCTCACATAAACCTGCAAAGATCCATGTATGCATAGATGTCATAACTCCCTTCTGTTTCTTTAAACCTTTGTTATCTGAATTATATTAATATGAAAACCCCAGATTGATATCTACTCTCCACCCGTTAGCAGGCTCTGTTGTTCTGTTTGTGAAGCTGCAGCAGGATCATTCACGCTTCCAGAATTAGCTCCAGCTCCGTTTCCTGAACCATCATTCCACATCACACCATCCGATGTTGCCGAATTATTCGCTGATGGACGACTGTTATAGGTCACTGAGGATTGTGCCACATCCTGTTCAACCCCTTTTGACGGTGCTGTCATGGAAGCGGCCAGTGAACTTTCAAGCGAACTTCGCACCTGTCTGGATAACTCCTGTTCGGCTCGTCGAACAATATTCGGATCACTCTCCAGCAGTTTTAACACTTCTGAATTGGCAGGATACGTCGCGATTGCAGGTGTCTGAAACTGTGGTTCTACATAGGTTAAGGCATAGATTGAAGCTTTATGTAAATAGGCATCTACAATTGCACTTGAGAGTGACAGAATCTCTTCCTCCGTCATCGTAATCCATAAGGTAGCTGCATTTAGTCGTTCGACTTTCTTCTTCGATAAGAGAACATAATCCTGTCCTGTGGGGAACTGGATACGAACATCAATAATATCTCCCTTTACGAGTGAGGATGGCAGTAGTACAACTTCCAGCTCTCGATTTCTTAAGTCGGGTGGAGCCGGTGTATCCTCGTACACCATTTCGGTGGTAATCGCTGTTCCCTTTTTCAACTCTATTTTAGCCACTTGGCCTTCCATCTGCTTGGTACTGGACCAGAGATTTCGGGGCGCCTGTGCATCCGGGACTGCAATGAGCTTCAGATCCTCAGGCAATATCGGTTCACCTGCTTCTACATCCCGAATGGTAACCCAGCCTTGTGCCCCCGAATTCCATTGTTGCTTTAATTCAGCTTCCTTTTCCTCATATACCGATAAATAACGGGCTTCTACAGCTGACCTGACATCACCCATCGTTTTGACATTGTAAATAACATATCCTCCGAACACCAACCCTACGGCTCCTGCTCCGATAAGCCCAGCATAGATCAGTTGACGGCTTTGTTTTCTTAATTTAGACAAAAGAGGCTCTCCTTCCGTAATCTCCTCTAATCATGTACTTTCCTTCGTGAAAAGAACGAACGTTTCTTGGGTTGCTGTGCCATCATATGCGTTAAAATATGAGAAAACACTTTATCCATCTGTGCATCCTTGTCAAACGGGTCAATATGTAACGGTAGCCCATATACACTCGATGTATCCAGAGCTTTACGAATGCGCTGAACTGCTTCAGTTGCTGCCAGGGGCAGACAATATATCCATTTCTCTCGTGGATACCGATGATGTGATCGAACAAAAGCGCCAATCTCCGCCTGTCTCCATTCTGCACCTGAGCCTATAACAATAGGCAGATCTGCACGTAGAAATTCTTCCAGCCGGTTCTGATCCTGACCACTACCGAGGTCCATCACAATGAATTGATAGCTCCCCCCAAGCAAAGACAAAATATCCGCTCGCCCGGACTGTTTCCAATAATGCACACCATCCACAGCAAACTGTCTGCCTGCCGGCACCGGTTTACCCGCTTGAGCGATTTGTTGAATCCTTGCAAAGGATTGAGAGCGAGGTGACATTTCAATCACAGCTACTTTGAAGTTTTGCCTTTCGAGATAATGACTGATAGCTATAGCCGTGTGGGTAACCCCTACACCTGATGAAGCACCAGTCAGGGCAATAACTCTTGTTCCGCCATTCAGGGTCATCGTAGCGTCTCCACCGGGCATTGTTCCGCCGGGTATTCGGAGCAGTTCCTTCCTTACCTCATCGGCAGATTGGAATCGCTCTTCGGCATTATACCTTAACAGTCTTCTCGCCACAGGGATGTATGTCCGCGGAACATCACTCCGGATAGAGCTTTCCACACCCTGAATCCATTCCGTATACGCACCACTTGTCATAAGATACAGGAGCAATGCTCCGAGTCCATATAGATCTGAACGCGCATCGGTCTGACCCGCGCCATACTGTTCTGGAGCGGCAAAACCAGCGGTTCCCAACTTAACGGTATCTTCAGCACTTTGCGGTTTGTAACTTCTGGCGATGCCAAAATCGATTAATCTTACTTCATGTTCCGGGGTGATCATGATGTTTGATGGTTTCAGATCCCTATAGATAACAGGTGGATTCAGATTATGCAGATAACTCAACACATCCAGTAATTGAAGCACCAGCTCCGTTAACTGCTCCATCGGGATCTTCCCGCGGCACTGCTTGAAATACTCACTGAGCGTTAACCCTTCGATGTATTCCATCACCAAGTACGTGTACCCCTCTTCATCCGGTACAAAAAAATCAACGATCTGCGGTAATCTTGGATGGCGAAGGGATGTCAGTAGAGCCGCCTCCGACTCCATGCTGCCTTCATATGGCATAGCTGTTACGCTTTCTTTGATTGCCCATATCTTGCCCGGCAACTTCAAGTCCTCCGCCTCGTATACATGGCTCATTCCGCCTGTACCCAGAATGGATACGATACGATATCTCCCTCCCAGCAGGCTTCCACGTTCCAGCCTGGCCGGATGTCTCATATCAATTCCTCCTTCAATACACAACAAAAAAGGGAAAGCCTCACCGAAGAAGAACAGACCGGATATCCGGTTTCGTTCACTTCGGGATGCTTTCCCTCAGGTTTGTTATGGTTAATATTGGTATCATTATAGTACAGGCAGGAATAGATTGTAAAGCACAATATTTAATGGGCTTAATCGAATCAATTTCATAATACCTTTAGCTGCTTTAATCAAGGCTAGATCTCTTAATATTTGACCATATAAAGTGTAATCTCTTCCCGGTTATGGAACAACTGCTTGGAACGTTGAATCTGCATCCGAGAACGTTCAAACGTATCAATCACATCTTTAATGAGAGCAAGCGGCTTTTTATGCAATAACTTCACAGTAACGATGGCTGTTCCCCCGGGCTGAAGGCTATATAGAAGATCCGATACAAGTCGGCTCATCAGCTTCGGACTCCAACTCATATCACATACGAGCAGATCGAATTCTCCTTCGCGGAAACGAACATCCCCTGCATTCTTTTTCAAGAAAGTCAGTTTGGGTGATGCCAACAGCGTCGCATCCATCTTCGCCGGATCTACCGCCGTTACTTCAAGCCCGCGTTCAAGCAGGAATGAGGTCCATCCACCTGGTGCTGCACCGATATCGAGTGCTTTATGGAATGAAGTAAAGTCAATACCAAACGTTTGCTCGGCTTCAAGCAATTTGAATTTGGCCCGCGAGATCTGTCCGTCTTCTTTTTGAAAACGTACGGCTCCCCCACTCCAGTCTGACAGATTCTGTTCAGGTCTGGACACGCCAGCATACAACATATCATTTGCAGCAAATACGGAAATGACATAATCAGCATCACGTACAACCCATTCACAGCCTAGCTCAGCCAGCTTTTCTGTCAGCAATTGCTTCAATGAGGCCGCATTTTCTTGCCAAAAAGATCCTTCTGTCTTCCGTACCTGCAGCACGACAGGGGTACCTGTCAGTTCTTTATGATTCAGCACGAATGCAATCAATTTCTCGATAGACTGTTCCGAATCTTCTGTATTCTCCTGAAACTGAACAGGTTGAATATGACGTAAAAACGTTGGATACTCTGCCCACAGCTTACCTGCAACTTCTTCCTCCGCTATAGGCAGACCCGCAAGCAAAATTTCTCCTGGTACGAGTACCGTGCTCTTCACCGCACCAAACGTACGGCGCAATTCTTCCTGAGCATAAGGGGCAAAGCCGTGATTGGCTGTGCAGATAAAACGGGAGAAGTTGCCTTCTTCCCAAGACGATTGTGTACTCAAATTGTGTTACCCTCCAGAACGCACGCGTATCCACGGACGACCGTCATCCCACTGGATATCGACCGGGACATCGTACGTATGCTTAATTGTATCTTGTGTCAAAACTTCATATTTGGGGCCTGCCGCAGCAATACGTCCATCGCGGATCAAGGCCACATGCGTAAATAAAGGTACGATCTCTTCAACATGATGTGTCACATACACAACTGTAATGTTACGCTGGCGCAGACGATCAATCTCAGCCAGCATTTTCTCACGTTCATATAAGTCTAGCCCGGCACAAGGCTCGTCCATAATCAGCAATTTTGGCTCAGCCATTAATGAACGAGCGAGCATGACTTTTTTGCGCTCTCCTTGGGATAACGTACCCAGCGAGTTGTTGGCAAGGTTGGCAAAGCCCATATCATCCAGCAAACTCATTGCCTTTGCTTTTACTTCATCAGGAATCGTCTGATAAAAACGCAAAAAAGCATACGCTCCTGTAGCGACGACTTCCCATACCGGATCTCTGGGTGTTAGTTTCTCAATCAACGTTTGGCTGATATAACCGATTTCCTTACGTACTTCCCTGACGTCACATTGTCCATACAGATTACCCAGTACTTCAATGCGTCCCTGGCTTGGAAACATATATCCGTTCATCATTTCAAGCAACGTTGTTTTGCCAGAACCATTCCGACCCAGAATAACCCAATGTTCGCCTGGTTCGATGCGCAAATGTACATTATCTAAGATTTGATTCTCTTCTCGTCGAAGTGAGACATGTTCCATCGAAATTATACTCATTTCAGCACCGCCTTCCGGATCTCAGAGAGCAAGTGCTCTACAGAGCTCATCCGATAAACCATTTTTGGAACATCTTGCTGACCATCAAACAGCATCACTGCTGGAACGCTTGAAATTTGAAATTGTTGTACAAGTTCAGGAATGTCATGAATGTTCATTTCGGATAAAATACCTTCCGGCAGCATGTGCTCAACGACCTCCAGCATACGCCGCGCTGCTGCACATGTCCCGCATAACGGGGTATATATAAATACAGCCTGTGGCATGCCTTCCCATACGCCGCGCATTAACATTTTGGATGTAATGGGCTTCATTAACTTTCTTCTCCCGCGGCAACACGCAGCATGACCTCACCCGTCATTGGACCATTATGAATGGTTACCGAATCGGGTTTATTGCTATATAACATCTCGTACATCTGGCGTTTCCCAAACATACTGGACGTATGCAAATAGATCTCGCGCGGAAACAGTCCTTCTCGTACAATGGATGCCGCAACCTCACCGCCATTGGGCGAATCCGGACCAAGTTCATAATCTAGCGACAAAATGTCCACGTCACCTTCTCTTAGCAGC belongs to Paenibacillus sp. FSL H8-0079 and includes:
- a CDS encoding ParA family protein, whose product is MSTITFWSPFAGTGCTSSTLISAYAMALHYRTRVLLVNTGLVGTSTEAALPSNETDSTDSVFSFEEGGWDAVERLHSSGSLNKHNLRDYTKPLLKERLDFLTGSMNEMDSSPHEHGETVKKLLNVANEYYDLVLLDADHAGVDSQLKLQQADYVVINLDQNMRNLELFFEEILPERMDKYNMHVVINKYDPQSRTTLSNIRRRFRYKGTISAIPYTTGYLDAMNRRDVAKYLQLESLSENKDIRKGSFAASMSELARLIMDGAGMRTVLKRLERGA
- a CDS encoding SAF domain-containing protein is translated as MSKLRKQSRQLIYAGLIGAGAVGLVFGGYVIYNVKTMGDVRSAVEARYLSVYEEKEAELKQQWNSGAQGWVTIRDVEAGEPILPEDLKLIAVPDAQAPRNLWSSTKQMEGQVAKIELKKGTAITTEMVYEDTPAPPDLRNRELEVVLLPSSLVKGDIIDVRIQFPTGQDYVLLSKKKVERLNAATLWITMTEEEILSLSSAIVDAYLHKASIYALTYVEPQFQTPAIATYPANSEVLKLLESDPNIVRRAEQELSRQVRSSLESSLAASMTAPSKGVEQDVAQSSVTYNSRPSANNSATSDGVMWNDGSGNGAGANSGSVNDPAAASQTEQQSLLTGGE
- a CDS encoding serine/threonine protein kinase, with product MRHPARLERGSLLGGRYRIVSILGTGGMSHVYEAEDLKLPGKIWAIKESVTAMPYEGSMESEAALLTSLRHPRLPQIVDFFVPDEEGYTYLVMEYIEGLTLSEYFKQCRGKIPMEQLTELVLQLLDVLSYLHNLNPPVIYRDLKPSNIMITPEHEVRLIDFGIARSYKPQSAEDTVKLGTAGFAAPEQYGAGQTDARSDLYGLGALLLYLMTSGAYTEWIQGVESSIRSDVPRTYIPVARRLLRYNAEERFQSADEVRKELLRIPGGTMPGGDATMTLNGGTRVIALTGASSGVGVTHTAIAISHYLERQNFKVAVIEMSPRSQSFARIQQIAQAGKPVPAGRQFAVDGVHYWKQSGRADILSLLGGSYQFIVMDLGSGQDQNRLEEFLRADLPIVIGSGAEWRQAEIGAFVRSHHRYPREKWIYCLPLAATEAVQRIRKALDTSSVYGLPLHIDPFDKDAQMDKVFSHILTHMMAQQPKKRSFFSRRKVHD
- a CDS encoding SAM-dependent methyltransferase, giving the protein MSTQSSWEEGNFSRFICTANHGFAPYAQEELRRTFGAVKSTVLVPGEILLAGLPIAEEEVAGKLWAEYPTFLRHIQPVQFQENTEDSEQSIEKLIAFVLNHKELTGTPVVLQVRKTEGSFWQENAASLKQLLTEKLAELGCEWVVRDADYVISVFAANDMLYAGVSRPEQNLSDWSGGAVRFQKEDGQISRAKFKLLEAEQTFGIDFTSFHKALDIGAAPGGWTSFLLERGLEVTAVDPAKMDATLLASPKLTFLKKNAGDVRFREGEFDLLVCDMSWSPKLMSRLVSDLLYSLQPGGTAIVTVKLLHKKPLALIKDVIDTFERSRMQIQRSKQLFHNREEITLYMVKY
- a CDS encoding ATP-binding cassette domain-containing protein → MISMEHVSLRREENQILDNVHLRIEPGEHWVILGRNGSGKTTLLEMMNGYMFPSQGRIEVLGNLYGQCDVREVRKEIGYISQTLIEKLTPRDPVWEVVATGAYAFLRFYQTIPDEVKAKAMSLLDDMGFANLANNSLGTLSQGERKKVMLARSLMAEPKLLIMDEPCAGLDLYEREKMLAEIDRLRQRNITVVYVTHHVEEIVPLFTHVALIRDGRIAAAGPKYEVLTQDTIKHTYDVPVDIQWDDGRPWIRVRSGG
- a CDS encoding thioredoxin family protein; the protein is MKPITSKMLMRGVWEGMPQAVFIYTPLCGTCAAARRMLEVVEHMLPEGILSEMNIHDIPELVQQFQISSVPAVMLFDGQQDVPKMVYRMSSVEHLLSEIRKAVLK
- a CDS encoding cyclic-phosphate processing receiver domain-containing protein, whose amino-acid sequence is MHVFLDDYRACPKGFVLATNAEECLMLLREGDVDILSLDYELGPDSPNGGEVAASIVREGLFPREIYLHTSSMFGKRQMYEMLYSNKPDSVTIHNGPMTGEVMLRVAAGEES